In Vibrio bathopelagicus, one DNA window encodes the following:
- the uhpA gene encoding transcriptional regulator UhpA, whose protein sequence is MINVALVDDHVIVRSGFAQLLSLETDITVVGEFSSAAEARLGLPSCHPDVVILDISMQDESGLSLLEEIPSGIASIMLSVHDSPAMVEKSLELGAKGYLSKRCSPDELIQAVHTSANGGCYLTPDIAIKLATPLKNKASLNQLTRRESEVCQLLATGLDVKSIAVELGVSHKTVHVHRANAMDKLNVKNNVELAKLFAQEQY, encoded by the coding sequence ATGATTAATGTTGCGCTTGTTGATGACCACGTCATTGTTCGATCTGGCTTTGCTCAATTACTCAGTCTTGAAACTGATATTACGGTCGTGGGTGAATTCAGCTCTGCGGCAGAAGCGCGCCTCGGACTACCAAGTTGTCACCCTGATGTCGTTATCTTGGATATTTCAATGCAAGATGAAAGTGGCCTGAGTTTGTTGGAAGAGATTCCATCAGGCATTGCCAGCATCATGTTGAGCGTACATGACTCTCCGGCGATGGTTGAAAAGTCATTAGAGTTAGGAGCTAAAGGTTATCTCAGTAAACGCTGTAGCCCTGATGAGTTAATTCAGGCCGTACATACGAGCGCAAATGGCGGTTGCTACCTTACGCCAGATATCGCAATAAAGCTCGCGACACCACTAAAGAATAAAGCCTCTTTAAATCAGCTAACCCGCAGAGAAAGCGAAGTGTGCCAATTATTGGCGACAGGGCTCGATGTAAAATCTATTGCTGTCGAGTTAGGGGTTAGCCATAAAACGGTACATGTGCACCGTGCTAATGCCATGGACAAACTTAATGTTAAAAACAACGTTGAGTTAGCCAAACTATTCGCTCAAGAACAGTACTAA
- the uhpC gene encoding MFS transporter — protein sequence MFGFLRSTTSNRHTLSDDEVNQSYRYWRLHIMIGMYVGYAGFYFTRKTFNYAAPAMITDLGLDKGDIGLIGTLFYLSYGLSKFISGTISDRSNPRYFMGLGLIATGLINIAFGFSSSLAAFISLWVLNAWFQGWGWPSCSKLLTTWYSRSERGFRWAIWNTAHNVGGALIPILVGYLTLQFSWRAGFIWPGVIGVFIGLIVCWRLRDKPTTMGLPTVGKWRNDHLELAQESHGQGLSYREILKTYVFSNKYIWLLAFSYVLVYIVRTAVNDWGNLYLTEEHNYSLINANAALSMFEIGGFVGSLVAGWGSDRLFGGNRGPMNILFAIGIFLSVSALWLMPLTNFVFQAAGLFCVGFFVFGPQMLIGMAAAECSHKDSAGAATGFVGLFAYMGAALSGYPLALVLETYGWSGFFITISTCAAVIGLLLLPFLQAQSPQKSAEARSGF from the coding sequence ATGTTTGGATTTCTGCGCTCAACAACGTCAAATCGTCATACTCTAAGTGATGATGAGGTCAATCAGAGTTACCGCTACTGGCGCCTTCACATCATGATAGGAATGTATGTTGGTTATGCCGGTTTTTACTTCACTCGTAAAACCTTCAATTATGCTGCGCCCGCAATGATCACCGATCTTGGCTTGGACAAAGGCGATATTGGCCTAATTGGCACGCTCTTTTACCTTTCTTACGGCTTATCGAAATTTATATCAGGTACGATATCGGATCGTTCAAACCCGCGCTATTTTATGGGACTTGGCCTGATCGCGACAGGCTTGATCAATATCGCGTTTGGCTTTTCTAGTTCGTTGGCGGCTTTCATCTCACTTTGGGTACTGAATGCATGGTTCCAAGGTTGGGGTTGGCCATCATGTTCTAAGTTATTGACGACTTGGTACTCTCGGTCCGAAAGAGGCTTTCGCTGGGCAATCTGGAATACAGCACACAACGTTGGTGGAGCCCTTATCCCTATTCTTGTGGGCTATCTTACTTTGCAGTTTAGTTGGCGAGCTGGGTTTATCTGGCCGGGTGTGATTGGTGTTTTTATCGGCCTTATCGTCTGTTGGCGCTTACGTGATAAGCCCACTACCATGGGACTCCCGACTGTAGGGAAGTGGCGCAATGATCATCTAGAGTTGGCGCAAGAGAGTCATGGACAAGGATTAAGCTATCGAGAAATCTTGAAAACTTACGTGTTCAGTAATAAGTATATTTGGTTGCTCGCCTTTAGTTATGTGTTGGTTTACATCGTAAGAACAGCGGTTAATGACTGGGGCAACTTATACCTCACCGAAGAACACAATTACAGTTTGATAAACGCTAACGCTGCTTTGTCTATGTTTGAGATTGGCGGTTTCGTTGGTTCACTTGTTGCTGGGTGGGGATCGGATCGATTGTTCGGTGGCAACCGCGGCCCGATGAATATTCTGTTTGCGATTGGTATCTTCCTCTCGGTATCCGCTTTATGGCTTATGCCTTTAACCAACTTTGTGTTTCAAGCTGCAGGCCTATTTTGCGTTGGATTTTTTGTTTTTGGCCCTCAAATGCTTATTGGTATGGCAGCCGCGGAATGCTCGCATAAAGACTCTGCTGGGGCGGCGACAGGCTTTGTTGGACTGTTTGCTTACATGGGTGCGGCACTTTCTGGTTACCCATTAGCGCTCGTTCTCGAAACTTATGGCTGGAGTGGATTCTTCATTACCATCTCTACGTGTGCTGCGGTCATCGGGTTACTGCTACTGCCTTTCCTACAAGCTCAATCACCTCAGAAAAGTGCAGAGGCTCGCTCTGGCTTTTAA
- the uhpB gene encoding signal transduction histidine-protein kinase/phosphatase UhpB, with translation MAGCAWFCLWVIAFYFINDPELAILLFPFSLRLGMTLHTRTQYWPAIYVAEWGLAIALALLLDEPQWLTILIASGLSIPATLFAKRYYYGDQNRHLLVMASIIMVTSLINVAVVGSHVPATYMVWLVSITGGLMLVPMCYLVWNYLFQNKWAPLSSYLIHNAVEFKIRHIALYSVLLVASILIQTSLPDELRRFAPFCMAIPIILLAVRYGWQGALLATLLNSVALIAAHSGTSKLEITDLLLSLSAQTITGILLGLAVQKQKDLNSKLRSELSRNQNLSRQLITAEESVRRDIARELHDEIGQNITAIRTQASIIKRVDAAEMSVRCAGTIESLSLNVYDTTKRLLTKLRPKMLDDLDLKDSVEQLIREMEFSDHGVDIQLNWRGDYSCLSDTLKVTLFRLCQESLNNAHKYASASEIKIELILDDQAYLQISDNGVGFTAQDLLKGMGVRGMQERVQALGGKMIINANGPSSGTNISVTLPKV, from the coding sequence ATGGCGGGTTGTGCATGGTTTTGTTTGTGGGTTATCGCTTTCTATTTTATTAATGACCCTGAGTTAGCCATTCTGCTTTTCCCATTCTCGCTTCGATTGGGGATGACGCTGCACACTCGTACACAATATTGGCCTGCCATTTACGTTGCAGAGTGGGGGCTCGCGATCGCTTTGGCTCTATTACTTGATGAGCCCCAATGGTTAACCATTTTAATTGCTAGCGGATTAAGCATTCCAGCTACTCTATTTGCCAAACGGTATTATTACGGTGACCAAAATCGGCACTTGTTGGTCATGGCTAGCATTATAATGGTGACTTCACTGATCAATGTCGCTGTCGTCGGTTCTCATGTGCCTGCAACTTATATGGTGTGGTTGGTGAGCATCACGGGTGGGTTAATGCTTGTCCCTATGTGCTATCTAGTTTGGAACTATCTATTTCAAAATAAGTGGGCACCGTTGAGCTCTTACTTAATTCACAATGCTGTAGAGTTTAAAATTCGTCATATTGCCTTATACAGTGTATTGCTGGTGGCCAGTATTTTGATACAGACTAGCCTGCCAGATGAACTCAGACGCTTTGCCCCATTTTGTATGGCGATTCCTATTATCTTGTTGGCCGTTCGTTACGGGTGGCAAGGCGCTTTGCTCGCGACCTTATTAAACAGTGTTGCGCTGATTGCTGCCCACAGTGGTACATCCAAGCTCGAAATTACCGATTTACTCTTGTCTCTGTCTGCTCAAACTATTACAGGTATATTGCTGGGCCTTGCGGTTCAAAAGCAAAAAGATCTCAATTCAAAATTGCGCAGTGAGCTCTCTAGGAATCAAAACCTTTCACGCCAGCTAATCACGGCTGAAGAATCGGTTCGTCGTGACATTGCTCGTGAGCTACACGATGAAATCGGTCAGAACATCACGGCAATTCGCACTCAAGCAAGCATTATTAAGCGTGTCGATGCCGCCGAAATGAGTGTTCGTTGTGCGGGCACGATTGAGTCATTGTCTTTGAATGTTTATGACACCACCAAACGCCTACTCACAAAACTCAGGCCTAAAATGTTAGACGACCTTGACCTAAAGGACTCCGTTGAACAGCTCATACGGGAAATGGAGTTTTCAGATCACGGCGTTGATATTCAGCTAAATTGGCGAGGTGATTACTCATGTTTGAGTGACACGCTCAAGGTCACTCTCTTCAGACTTTGCCAAGAATCCCTAAACAACGCCCATAAATACGCCAGTGCGAGCGAGATTAAAATTGAACTGATTTTAGATGATCAGGCTTATCTTCAGATATCAGATAATGGCGTTGGTTTTACAGCGCAAGATCTTCTCAAAGGAATGGGTGTTCGTGGTATGCAAGAGCGTGTTCAGGCTCTCGGTGGCAAGATGATAATCAACGCTAATGGTCCCTCTTCGGGCACCAATATCAGCGTTACATTACCTAAAGTGTGA